A DNA window from Hydractinia symbiolongicarpus strain clone_291-10 chromosome 6, HSymV2.1, whole genome shotgun sequence contains the following coding sequences:
- the LOC130648095 gene encoding uncharacterized protein LOC130648095 — protein MKEISVRNPFQTKKGSTQRRMAWQDIAENCEKSSITIPVSERVVRERFIQSLISANMTTAQAYHRSVIGSFNQGDPRFGETAGVQCTQEHDAMLKQQRDKYQSEMGTQEHKAKLKQKRDSQRDKYQSKIGSPEHLKKLKRNCDFHQIQKSQEMSTLKRIENFKKAIIEGPVFICIVCNPCLYRKSVVVFYNDNYKIDTTDLLLKSEIPAQAVCNKLDMFDSPDELETLNRLEKTIIARRILFKKITIMPKGQSPKLKGTICNVPINCQTIVSTLPHGADTVNPQSVKLALLYLKQNNPLYSDITIDENLIPSSLVDLRDPVETECTSESNDHELEEVENPLNANRFNANESMMLSNVPQAEDISIAPGEGEIPFSMMNDQFCEELAHPYLFPTGKFSYKVERDIKLSPTKYFNQRLLNYKQKFASNSDYIFYVLSTLQQLNMSSQINIAVKKVKTDSLTAGMLSKNFSETVQSCIAEDKGFQFMSPIKAKLNSENLTDEEIINLTYFERCRFLNLNPVLLARHFQYRVELFFKEIVVDGPLGKVKYCAIRVEFQIRGSPHIHSFLWVLNAPVLTENNIDKYIQFVDAIIKAYEPDREHERELFDLVTTYQVHSHSKSCRKYTNETCRYHFGRFFSERTIVALPLSKDIDPDERSEILKNKEVILNKVKDYIDTELNPKKKNILNSNQENFEITPTISEILDELDIPESEYYNALSISNGNDFQLYLKRPPDSCFINNYFDEGLLAWEANIDIQPVFNHYKAVTYMCAYFLKCEDETSQAMKQAAKEAFNSNKSYTEQMKLIAKVFTTKRECSVQEAVYLIMPELWLRKTFPKVVFANTNLPEKRYRMCRSKHEIDELPEDSTDMFKRNMLNRYVDRPNPTFAKGEYAILDQFCYAQFLANYYLAGRFDDENDSQPTVLRDDNIERNHITNWFPAILPLMSSNEKLKCRKVKQVLRLYTPNKHKYPELYAHHLLMLYYPFRNECDLKSASDSYVEKLNEPGVLSIINKHKQTFEPFSDLIDTALSNLRTDLLTNQDAFTAHENDEVQDEMIETIDEIVDDENVVFDSEINVSTNNSEFLSNAELNPMISSLNYKQRQVFDLVYDWACRYIKNLSAIRKIEVTPLYIFLTGAGGCGKSHLIKTIYQAMSKVLSYKSKDLNKPKVFLVAPTSVAAININGTTIHTAFGIPVGHFGKNLPRLNDKRRSTLRNKLSELKAIIVDEISMVSNLQLFYIHLRLIEIFACRDEIPFAGITVIACGDLYQLPPVQQRPVYADYKSDWLNLVHLWKLFEFAELTEVMRQKGDNVLIDLLVD, from the exons ATGAAGGAGATATCAGTAAGAAACCCCTTTCAAACAAAGAAAGGATCAACGCAAAGAAGAATGGCATGGCAAGACATTGCAGAAAATTGCGAGAAGTCAAGCATAACAATTCCTGTTTCCGAAAGAGTGGTGAGAGAGAGGTTCATACAATCATTGATATCTGCGAACATGACAACTGCACAGGCCTATCACCGG TCTGTTATTGGTTCATTTAATCAAGGTGATCCCAGGTTTGGTGAAACTGCTGGTGTACAGT GCACCCAAGAGCATGATGCCATGTTGAAACAGCAACGAGATAAATATCAAAGCGAAATGGGCACCCAAGAGCACAAAGCCAAATTGAAACAGAAGCGAGATTCACAACGAGATAAATATCAAAGCAAAATAGGTAGTCCTGAACATCTGAAAAAGTTAAAGCGAAATTGTGATTTCCATCAAATACAAAAATCTCAGGAAATGAGCACGTTGAAAagaattgaaaattttaaaaaggctataatagaAGGACCAGTATTTATATGTATTGTATGCAATCCCTGTCTTTATAGAAAATCTGTAGTTGTCTTTTATAATGATAATTACAAAATTGACACAACTGACCTT TTGCTGAAATCTGAAATTCCTGCACAGGCTGTTTGTAACAAGTTAGACATGTTTGATTCTCCTGATGAATTAGAAACACTTAATAGGTTGGAAAAGACCATTATTGCTAGACGAATATTGTTcaaaaagataacaattatGCCGAAAGGTCAATCTCCTAAGCTAAAAGGAACTATTTGCAATGTCCCTATTAATTGTCAAACTATTGTTAGTACACTTCCACATGGAGCTGACA CTGTCAACCCACAGTCGGTGAAATTGGCTTTGCTTTACTTGAAACAGAACAACCCATTGTATTCTGATATAACCATTGATGAAAACTTGATTCCGTCTTCACTGGTAGATTTACGTGACCCTGTAGAAACAGAATGTACTTCAGAAAGCAATGATCATGAACTTGAAGAAGTTGAAAATCCACTAAATGCTAATAGGTTTAATGCAAATGAAAGTATGATGTTGTCAAATGTACCACAAGCCGAGGATATTAGCATAGCACCAGGAGAAGGTGAAATACCATTTTCAATGATGAATGATCAATTTTGTGAGGAATTAGCTCATCCTTATCTTTTCCCAACTGGTAAGTTTAGCTACAAAGTTGAACGTGATATCAAGCTTAGTCCAACAAAGTATTTTAATCAGCGGCTGTTgaattataaacaaaaatttgccTCAAACTCtgattacattttttatgtgtTGTCCACTCTGCAACAACTCAATATGAGTAGTCAAATCAATATTGCTGTGAAAAAGGTTAAGACAGATTCTCTCACAGCTGGTATGTTGTCCAAAAATTTCTCTGAAACAGTGCAGTCTTGTATTGCTGAAGATAAAGGTTTTCAATTTATGAGTCCTATCAAAG CAAAATTGAATAGTGAGAATCTGACTGATGAGGAAATAATCAACCTAACATACTTTGAAAGATGTAGATTTTTGAACTTGAATCCTGTTCTACTTGCCAGGCATTTTCAGTATCGTGTTGAgcttttttttaaggaaattgtAGTTGATGGACCTCTTGGTAAGGTTAAATACTGTGCAATTCGTGTAGAGTTTCAGATTCGTGGAAGTCCTCATATTCATTCCTTTTTGTGGGTGTTGAATGCTCCTGTTTTGACTGAAAACAATATTGATAAATACATACAATTCGTAGATGCAATTATTAAAGCATATGAACCAGATCGTGAACATGAACGTGAATTATTTGACTTAGTAACAACTTATCAGGTGCACTCTCATTCTAAATcttgtcgaaagtatacaaatgaaacaTGTCGGTATCATTTTGGTCGTTTTTTTTCCGAAAGGACTATTGTTGCTTTGCCTCTGTCAAAAGATATAGATCCAGATGAACGtagtgaaattttaaagaataaGGAAGTCATATTGAATAAGGTTAAAGACTATATTGACACAGAGTTGaatccaaaaaagaaaaatattttgaattccAATCAAGAGAATTTCGAGATTACTCCAACAATATCAGAAATATTAGATGAACTTGATATTCCAGAAAGTGAATATTATAATGCTTTGAGTATTTCTAATGGTAACGACTTTCAACTTTATTTGAAGAGGCCGCCTGATTCGTGTttcataaataattactttgaTGAAGGTCTTCTAGCATGGGAAGCAAATATTGATATTCAACCTGTCTTCAACCACTACAAGGCTGTGACATATATGTGTGCATATTTCTTAAAATGTGAAGATGAGACTTCTCAGGCCATGAAACAAGCAGCGAAAGAAGCTTTCAATTCAAATAAATCCTATACTGAGCAAATGAAATTGATTGCAAAGGTTTTCACTACAAAAAGGGAATGTTCTGTTCAAGAAGCTGTATATTTAATAATGCCAGAACTTTGGCTCAGGAAAACATTTCCAAAAGTTGTATTTGCCAACACCAACCTCCCAGAAAAGCGCTATAGAATGTGTCGCAGTAAACATGAAATTGATGAACTTCCTGAAGATAGTACTGACATGTTTAAAAGAAATATGCTAAATCGGTATGTCGATAGACCCAACCCAACATTTGCAAAAGGAGAATATGCCATTCTTGATCAATTTTGCTACGCACAATTTCTTGCAAATTATTACCTTGCTGGAAGGTTTGATGATGAAAATGATAGCCAGCCAACTGTATTACGTGATGACAACATAGAAAGGAACCATATAACAAATTGGTTCCCTGCAATATTGCCATTAATGTCATCCAATGAAAAATTGAAGTGTCGtaaagttaaacaagtgttaCGATTATATACACCAAATAAACATAAATACCCTGAGTTATATGCACATCATTTGCTAATGTTATACTATCCATTTCGAAATGAATGTGACTTGAAATCTGCTTCTGACAGTTATGTTGAAAAACTCAACGAACCTGGTGTATTATCAATCATAAATAAACATAAGCAAACATTTGAGCCATTTAGTGATCTAATTGACACTGCCTTATCAAACTTGCGTACAGACTTGCTTACAAATCAAGATGCTTTTACTGCTCATGAAAATGATGAAGTTCAAGATGAAATGATTGAAACAATAGATGAGATTGTGGATGatgaaaatgttgtttttgacaGTGAAATCAATGTTTCAACAAATAATTCAGAATTCCTGAGCAATGCAGAATTGAATCCCATGATTTCATCCTTGAATTACAAACAAAGACAAGTGTTCGATTTAGTATATGACTGGGCTTGCAGGTATATAAAAAACTTATCGGCAATAAGAAAAATAGAAGTTACAccattgtatatttttttgactGGCGCTGGTGGCTGCGGAAAGTCACATCTAATTAAAACCATATATCAAGCAATGTCCAAGGTACTTTCATATAAATCTAAGGACCTGAACAAACCCAAAGTTTTTCTTGTGGCTCCTACTAGTGTTGCTGCAATTAATATCAATGGTACTACTATTCATACAGCTTTTGGAATACCTGTTGGTCATTTTGGAAAGAATTTGCCACGTTTAAATGACAAAAGGAGGAGTACTTTACGGAACAAACTTAGTGAGCTGAAGGCCATTATTGTTGATGAAATTTCTATGGTATCAAACTTGCAGTTATTTTATATTCATCTACGTTTAATTGAAATATTTGCATGTCGTGATGAGATTCCATTTGCCGGCATTACAGTGATAGCATGTGGTGATTTATATCAACTGCCACCTGTTCAACAACGACCTGTGTATGCTGATTATAAAAGTGACTGGCTCAACTTGGTGCATCTATGGAAGCTTTTCGAATTTGCTGAGCTTACAGAGGTAATGAGACAAAAAGGTGATAATGTATTAATAGAtttactagtcgattag
- the LOC130647205 gene encoding uncharacterized protein LOC130647205 — MHSVLRYNPLINFQRMLRKALLKNRNQSETGGLATELKIKVGARVMLTVNIDIADRLINGQIGTVKHVKADNANKVSKIYVLFDDPKAGKEAIFKSNCSNRWVPIERAEANIKLKISKDTSPVIKRTQFPLMLSWACTVHKVQGLTLDKVVISFDLEKQHSFNNGQMYVALSRVTSLNGMCLTGKPSRSAIKCNSRATLEYDRLRNECVSQQIQKFSAPSHDVLTIALLNTRSLSRHAVDISFDAALTLHDIICLTETQLNPGKDTESIDIYLVNFSPLHNCNTDKFQSISLFFRRSIHVQNHQFGQGVTMFSFTKTSFSAETFNALVIYRKCNDALEHFYDALSRAVQNTSVHFILGDFNINAQAQPQRLSDVMHDFTQIVTEPTHLAGATLDHVYIKNSVVLSYDVKCFVKCVHFSDHDAVNFSIAKKL, encoded by the coding sequence ATGCATTCTGTTTTACGATACAATCCATTGATCAACTTCCAAAGAATGTTGCGAAAGGCATTATTGAAGAATCGCAATCAAAGTGAAACCGGGGGTCTTGCTACTGAATTAAAAATCAAAGTTGGTGCAAGAGTAATGCTTACAGTCAATATTGATATTGCTGACAGACTGATCAATGGCCAAATAGGTACTGTCAAGCATGTAAAAGCAGACAATGCAAACAAAGTTTCGAAGATATACGTGTTATTTGATGACCCCAAGGCAGGCAAGGAGGCCATATTTAAAAGCAATTGTTCAAATAGATGGGTACCAATCGAGAGAGCAGAAGCAAATATCAAACTGAAAATCAGCAAAGATACATCACCTGTAATCAAACGTACTCAGTTCCCACTAATGCTATCCTGGGCATGCACTGTACACAAAGTTCAAGGTTTAACACTGGATAAAGTTGTTATTAGCTTTGATTTGGAGAAGCAGCATTCATTTAATAATGGCCAGATGTATGTTGCACTTAGCAGAGTTACATCTTTGAATGGTATGTGTTTGACAGGAAAACCTTCTAGGTCTGCTATCAAATGCAATTCTCGTGCTACGTTGGAGTATGATAGACTACGAAATGAGTGTGTTTCTCAGCAGATTCAAAAATTTTCTGCCCCATCACATGATGTATTGACTATAGCACTGTTGAACACAAGATCGTTATCTCGGCATGCTGTTGACATATCTTTCGATGCAGCGCTTACATTGCATGATATAATATGCCTAACAGAAACACAATTAAATCCTGGGAAAGATACTGAAAGTATCGATATTTATTTGGTGAATTTCAGTCCACTTCATAATTGTAACACTGACAAGTTTCAAAGCATTTCACTTTTTTTCAGAAGAAGCATACATGTACAAAATCATCAGTTTGGTCAAGGTGTTACAATGTTTTCGTTTACTAAGACATCATTTTCAGCTGAGACTTTTAATGCATTGGTTATCTATCGAAAATGTAATGATGCCTTAGAACATTTTTATGATGCCCTATCTCGCGCAGTTCAAAATACCAGTGTACATTTCATTCTTGGAGATTTCAACATCAATGCACAGGCTCAACCACAAAGATTATCAGATGTTATGCATGATTTCACTCAAATTGTTACCGAACCTACCCATTTAGCTGGAGCCACTCTTGATCATGTTTATATAAAGAACAGTGTTGTGTTATCATATGATgtgaaatgttttgtaaaaTGTGTACACTTTTCTGATCATGATGCTGTCAACTTTAGTATAGCAAAGAAGCTTTAA
- the LOC130647206 gene encoding uncharacterized protein LOC130647206, whose translation MKRIVINKDILQTLCKSLPSPGESSRDNTGQSFFKTNSTPTDFIVHGSDGKKAVEEWDKLCASQTLGSSCTITKPKQQKNPIISSEKGQTLGSSGNITKSKFQPPQKQQQKKHHQFNRKGVNYTI comes from the exons ATGAAAAGAATTGTTATAAACAAAGATATACTGCAAACATTATGCAAATCTCTACCGTCACCTGGCGAAAGTTCTAGAGACAACACAggacaaagtttttttaaaacaaattcaacTCCAACAGATTTTATAGTACATGGGAGTGATGGCAAAAAAGCTGTGGAAGAGTGGGATAAATTATGTgcgag tcaGACATTGGGATCATCGTGCACAATTACaaaaccaaaacaacaaaaaaaccctATTATTTCATCAGAAAAAGG tcaGACATTGGGATCATCAGGTAACATAACGAAATCAAAATTTCAACcgccacaaaaacaacaacaaaaaaaacaccatCAGTTTAACAGAAAAGGGGTAAATTATACTATTTAG
- the LOC130647208 gene encoding uncharacterized protein LOC130647208 — MKRIVINKDILQKLCKSLPSPGESSRDNTGQSFFKTNSTPTDFIVHGSDGKKAVEEWDKLCASQTLGSSCTITKPKQQKNPIISSEKGQTLGSSGNITKSKFQPPQKQQQKKTPSV; from the exons ATGAAAAGAATTGTTATAAACAAAGATATActgcaaaaattatgcaaatctCTACCGTCACCTGGCGAAAGTTCTAGAGACAACACAggacaaagtttttttaaaacaaattcaacTCCAACAGATTTTATAGTACATGGGAGTGATGGCAAAAAAGCTGTGGAAGAGTGGGATAAATTATGTgcgag tcaGACATTGGGATCATCGTGCACAATTACaaaaccaaaacaacaaaaaaaccctATTATTTCATCAGAAAAAGG tcaGACATTGGGATCATCAGGTAACATAACGAAATCAAAATTTCAACcgccacaaaaacaacaacaaaaaaaaacaccatcAGTTTAA